One Microbacterium esteraromaticum genomic window carries:
- a CDS encoding SDR family oxidoreductase produces the protein MSLAGKTILMSGGSRGIGLAIALRAAADGANIAMLAKTDTPHPKLEGTVHSAAEAIRAAGGRALPIVGDVRDDDQVTEAVLKTQGEFGGIDIVINNASVIDLSRSLDLAAKKYDLMQDVNVRGTFMLSRAAVPVLRESANPHILSLSPPLNISPKWLGAHTGYTLAKYGMTMATLGLAAEFADAGIAANTLWPRTTIATAAVQNLLGGDRVMAASRTADIYADAAYSVITKPAASYTGQTLIVEDVLEADGVTDFSTYAAVPGTPDDRLFPDIFLD, from the coding sequence ATGTCCCTCGCAGGCAAGACCATCCTGATGTCGGGCGGCAGCCGCGGCATCGGCCTCGCCATCGCGCTTCGCGCCGCCGCCGACGGCGCGAACATCGCCATGCTCGCCAAGACCGACACCCCGCACCCGAAGCTCGAGGGAACCGTGCACTCCGCGGCCGAGGCCATCCGCGCGGCCGGCGGCCGGGCTCTGCCCATCGTCGGCGACGTGCGCGACGACGATCAGGTGACCGAGGCGGTCCTGAAGACGCAGGGCGAGTTCGGCGGCATCGACATCGTCATCAACAACGCCAGCGTCATCGATCTGTCGCGCTCGCTCGACCTCGCCGCGAAGAAGTACGACCTCATGCAGGACGTCAACGTGCGCGGCACGTTCATGCTGTCGCGGGCGGCGGTGCCCGTGCTGCGCGAGTCGGCGAACCCGCACATCCTGTCGCTGTCGCCGCCGCTGAACATCTCGCCGAAGTGGCTCGGGGCGCACACCGGGTACACGCTCGCGAAGTACGGCATGACGATGGCCACCCTGGGCCTGGCGGCGGAGTTCGCGGATGCCGGGATCGCCGCCAACACGCTCTGGCCGCGCACGACGATCGCCACCGCCGCCGTGCAGAACCTGCTGGGCGGCGACAGGGTGATGGCGGCCAGTCGCACCGCCGACATCTACGCCGACGCGGCGTATTCGGTGATCACCAAGCCCGCCGCGTCGTACACCGGCCAGACGCTGATCGTCGAGGACGTGCTCGAGGCCGACGGCGTCACAGACTTCTCGACGTACGCCGCCGTCCCTGGCACCCCGGACGACCGCCTCTTCCCCGACATCTTCCTCGACTGA
- a CDS encoding 3-hydroxyacyl-CoA dehydrogenase, with protein MQITGQGALITGGASGLGLATARRLSAAGARVAIVDLPNSPGEEIAAELGGLFLPADVTSSEQVAAAVASAHTVAPLRVVVNCAGIAPPAKVLDRDGNPADLDAFERVIRINLVGTFNVISQAAAVIAQTEPTDGGDRGVIVNTASVAAFDGQIGQPAYSASKGGVHAMTLPIARELARHGIRVCTIAPGIMETPMLAGLPQAAQDSLGQQVPYPSRLGKPDEYAALVEHIVANGYLNGETIRLDGAIRMAPK; from the coding sequence ATGCAGATCACGGGACAGGGCGCGCTCATCACGGGCGGAGCCAGCGGACTCGGTCTCGCCACCGCGCGCAGGCTCTCCGCTGCCGGAGCACGGGTCGCGATCGTCGACCTGCCGAACTCCCCCGGCGAGGAGATCGCGGCCGAGCTCGGCGGGCTGTTCCTGCCCGCCGATGTGACCAGCTCGGAGCAGGTGGCCGCCGCCGTGGCATCCGCTCATACCGTCGCCCCGCTGCGCGTCGTCGTCAACTGCGCCGGAATCGCTCCGCCCGCGAAGGTGCTCGACCGCGACGGCAACCCGGCAGACCTCGACGCATTCGAGCGCGTGATCCGCATCAACCTCGTCGGCACCTTCAACGTCATCTCGCAGGCCGCAGCGGTCATCGCCCAGACCGAGCCAACCGACGGCGGAGACCGCGGCGTCATCGTGAACACCGCGAGCGTCGCCGCGTTCGACGGGCAGATCGGCCAGCCCGCCTACTCCGCCTCGAAGGGCGGCGTGCACGCGATGACCCTGCCGATCGCACGCGAGCTCGCCCGTCACGGCATCCGGGTCTGCACGATCGCGCCAGGGATCATGGAGACCCCCATGCTCGCCGGCCTTCCGCAGGCCGCGCAGGACTCGCTCGGCCAGCAGGTGCCCTACCCGTCGCGCCTCGGAAAGCCCGACGAGTACGCGGCGCTCGTCGAGCATATCGTGGCCAACGGCTACCTCAACGGCGAGACGATCCGTCTCGACGGCGCCATCCGCATGGCGCCGAAGTAA
- a CDS encoding DUF488 domain-containing protein — protein MELRRKRAYDNASPADGFRVLVDRLWPRGVSKERAAIDLWAKDVAPTTELRRAWHAPGADFETNAERYRAQLESESAEALSELVDELRGHPVVTLVYAVHDTEHNHAIVLEEVLRRLLG, from the coding sequence ATGGAACTTCGTCGCAAACGAGCCTACGACAACGCCTCCCCCGCCGACGGGTTCCGCGTGCTCGTCGATCGGCTCTGGCCGCGAGGAGTCTCGAAGGAGCGCGCGGCCATCGATCTGTGGGCCAAGGACGTCGCCCCGACCACCGAGCTGCGCCGCGCGTGGCACGCCCCGGGCGCCGACTTCGAGACGAATGCCGAGCGCTACCGGGCGCAGCTCGAGAGCGAATCGGCGGAGGCGCTCTCGGAACTCGTCGACGAGCTGCGCGGGCATCCGGTCGTCACCCTCGTCTACGCCGTGCACGACACCGAGCACAATCACGCGATCGTGCTGGAAGAGGTGCTGCGACGCCTGCTCGGCTGA
- the rlmN gene encoding 23S rRNA (adenine(2503)-C(2))-methyltransferase RlmN, translating into MPASDKTPPSRSTPVRKTGPARGTQVRPATEGWTQAKDAEGRPLLQFASPKRGKPPVHLADLTPAERVEKVTELGLPGFRAKQLSTHYFTHYTSDPAHMTDLPAAQRDELVAGMLPPLMTEVKRLETDRGDTIKFLWRLHDGALVESVLMRYPGRITLCVSSQAGCGMNCPFCATGQAGLTRNMSTAEIIEQIVRANRAIANGELGGKKANDHSMERVSNIVFMGMGEPLANYKRVMDAVRIMVAPQPDGLGMSARGITVSTVGLVPAIKKLADEDIPVTFALSLHAPDDELRDELIPVNSRWKVGEALDAAREYFDKTGRRVSIEYALIKDMNDHPWRADLLASKLNSRGRGWVHVNPIPLNPTPGSIWTASEVEVQNEFVRRLNDAGIPTTLRDTRGKEIDGACGQLVATSEDEAEAAALV; encoded by the coding sequence ATGCCCGCATCCGACAAGACGCCGCCCTCCCGCAGCACGCCCGTGCGCAAGACCGGGCCTGCCCGCGGCACTCAGGTGCGCCCGGCGACAGAAGGATGGACGCAGGCGAAGGATGCCGAGGGCCGTCCGCTGCTGCAGTTCGCCAGCCCCAAGCGCGGCAAGCCGCCTGTGCACCTCGCCGACCTCACTCCCGCTGAGCGCGTCGAGAAGGTCACGGAGCTGGGGCTGCCCGGCTTCCGCGCCAAGCAGCTGTCGACGCACTACTTCACGCACTACACGTCCGACCCCGCGCACATGACCGACCTGCCGGCTGCGCAGCGCGACGAGCTCGTCGCGGGCATGCTGCCGCCGCTGATGACCGAGGTCAAGCGGCTCGAGACAGACCGCGGCGACACGATCAAGTTCCTCTGGCGCCTGCACGACGGGGCGCTCGTCGAGTCGGTGCTCATGCGCTACCCCGGCCGCATCACCCTGTGCGTCTCGTCGCAGGCCGGCTGCGGCATGAACTGCCCGTTCTGCGCCACCGGCCAGGCCGGTCTGACCCGCAACATGTCGACCGCTGAGATCATCGAGCAGATCGTGCGCGCCAACCGGGCGATCGCGAACGGCGAGCTCGGCGGAAAGAAGGCGAACGACCACTCCATGGAGCGCGTGTCGAACATCGTCTTCATGGGCATGGGCGAGCCGCTCGCGAACTACAAGCGGGTGATGGATGCCGTGCGCATCATGGTCGCGCCGCAGCCCGACGGTCTCGGCATGAGCGCCCGCGGCATCACCGTGTCGACCGTCGGTCTGGTCCCCGCGATCAAGAAGCTCGCCGATGAGGACATCCCGGTCACCTTCGCGCTGTCGCTGCATGCCCCGGACGACGAGCTGCGCGACGAGCTGATCCCGGTCAACTCGCGCTGGAAGGTCGGCGAGGCGCTCGATGCCGCCCGCGAGTACTTCGACAAGACCGGTCGTCGCGTGTCGATCGAGTACGCCTTGATCAAGGACATGAACGACCACCCGTGGCGTGCCGACCTGCTCGCCTCGAAGCTGAACTCCCGCGGGCGCGGCTGGGTGCACGTGAACCCCATCCCGCTGAACCCGACGCCGGGATCGATCTGGACGGCATCAGAGGTCGAGGTCCAGAACGAGTTCGTGCGCCGGCTGAACGACGCGGGCATCCCGACCACCCTGCGCGACACCCGCGGCAAGGAGATCGACGGGGCCTGCGGCCAGCTGGTCGCCACCAGCGAGGACGAGGCCGAAGCCGCCGCGCTGGTCTGA
- a CDS encoding SixA phosphatase family protein, with protein sequence MKTLLLARHAKSDWRDPSERDHDRPLDARGLRDAPSMAVRLRDDGVRLQHIASSTALRARSTADEYAAAFRLEVADEPSLYAASARTILAVAGTLTDDVDVAMLVGHNPGMAGAVTELTGEFVSFPTCAVAECAVDVDSWAELIEGSGRLLALRTPRS encoded by the coding sequence ATGAAGACGCTGCTGCTCGCCCGCCATGCGAAGTCCGACTGGCGAGATCCGTCGGAGCGCGATCATGATCGCCCGCTCGACGCCCGCGGTCTGCGCGACGCCCCTTCGATGGCCGTCCGACTTCGCGATGACGGCGTGCGGCTGCAGCACATCGCGTCGAGCACGGCGCTGCGCGCCCGCAGCACAGCCGACGAGTACGCGGCGGCGTTCCGTCTCGAGGTGGCCGACGAGCCTTCGCTGTACGCGGCGTCGGCGCGCACGATCCTCGCCGTGGCCGGGACCCTCACGGACGATGTCGACGTCGCGATGCTGGTCGGACACAATCCCGGAATGGCCGGTGCCGTGACCGAGCTCACCGGCGAGTTCGTGTCGTTCCCGACCTGCGCCGTCGCCGAATGCGCTGTCGACGTCGACTCGTGGGCGGAGCTGATCGAGGGCTCTGGGCGCCTGCTAGCGCTGCGCACTCCGCGATCATGA
- a CDS encoding sulfite exporter TauE/SafE family protein, giving the protein MEIWAWMLLAFAALIAGLGKTALPGSSTIAVVILASVLPARTSTAAMLLLFIVGDVFALIAYRRHADWRTLLRLAPAVVVGLLVGAAFLAISTDGIVRRTIGVILLAMVALTLWRRRRAGGAPPAPDEGGVRASGRIAAAGYGTMAGFTTMVANSGGPVMSMYFLATRTPVKVFLGTSAWFFAIVNLTKVPFLAGIGLLTPEVLLLDLTLAPMVVIGALIGIRIARRMPQRLFDRLVIALTIAGSVYLLF; this is encoded by the coding sequence ATGGAGATCTGGGCCTGGATGCTGCTGGCGTTCGCCGCCCTCATCGCCGGGCTCGGCAAGACGGCGCTCCCGGGCAGCTCGACGATCGCCGTGGTGATCCTGGCATCCGTCCTTCCCGCTCGCACCTCGACCGCCGCGATGCTGCTGCTGTTCATCGTGGGCGATGTGTTCGCCCTCATCGCGTACCGCAGGCATGCCGACTGGCGCACGCTGCTGCGGCTCGCACCGGCGGTCGTCGTCGGACTGCTGGTCGGTGCGGCGTTCCTCGCGATCAGCACCGACGGCATCGTGCGCCGCACGATCGGGGTGATCCTGCTGGCCATGGTGGCGCTCACCCTCTGGCGCAGACGCCGGGCCGGGGGCGCGCCGCCCGCGCCCGACGAGGGCGGCGTCAGGGCATCCGGTCGCATCGCCGCCGCCGGCTACGGGACCATGGCCGGATTCACGACCATGGTCGCCAACTCAGGCGGCCCGGTCATGTCGATGTATTTCCTCGCGACGCGGACCCCGGTGAAGGTCTTCCTCGGCACCTCGGCGTGGTTCTTCGCGATCGTGAACCTCACCAAGGTGCCCTTCCTCGCCGGGATCGGGCTGCTGACCCCCGAGGTTCTGCTGCTCGATCTCACGCTCGCGCCGATGGTCGTGATCGGCGCGCTGATCGGCATCCGCATCGCCAGGCGGATGCCGCAGCGGCTCTTCGACCGGCTGGTGATCGCGCTCACGATCGCCGGCTCGGTCTACCTGCTCTTCTGA
- a CDS encoding aldehyde dehydrogenase (NADP(+)) — protein sequence MSAQSDTNVKEPLVTTSVGVSAIAAAAQQAFSRMVRVSERERVAWLFALADGLDAHTEELQHLAEAETSLSRIRLRGEIARTSGQLRLIASVVQEGSYLEAIIDHADDRMAPPRPDLRRVLRPIGPVAVFSASNFPFAFSVLGGDTASALAVGCPVVVKAHPGHPLLSRRCMEIAGEALHRVGAPDGVLALVEGHEAGIELVEHPVIKAVGFTGSLEGGRALFNRAAARPDPIPFFGELGSINPVIVTAATDRVRGSELAAGLAGSFQLSHGQFCTKPGVVFLPFDSELERALPAHVKSNSERMLTQRIADGFRERSKDLLSVPGVSVLAGEPTLADAQTVRARVLVTDTRVFEEHAVDLLTEVFGPTTLLVRYATEQDLFDALHHLSGTLTATLHAEPDEDIAELTRVLEDRAGRVLFEGWPTGVAVTWSQHHGGPWPAATSTFSSVGATSLRRFQRPIIYQDAPDAVLPPALREMNPLGIPRRVDGSYTV from the coding sequence ATGTCCGCGCAAAGTGATACGAATGTGAAGGAGCCCCTCGTGACAACCTCGGTGGGCGTGAGTGCGATTGCGGCCGCTGCCCAGCAGGCGTTCTCGCGAATGGTGCGGGTAAGCGAACGAGAGCGGGTGGCATGGCTCTTCGCTCTCGCGGACGGGCTCGATGCACATACGGAGGAGCTGCAACACCTCGCAGAGGCGGAGACGTCATTGTCGAGAATTCGCCTGCGGGGCGAGATTGCGCGGACATCTGGTCAGCTTCGACTGATAGCCTCGGTGGTTCAGGAGGGCTCCTACCTCGAGGCGATCATCGATCATGCGGATGACCGGATGGCTCCGCCCCGTCCGGATCTGCGTCGAGTACTTCGTCCGATCGGACCTGTGGCGGTGTTCTCCGCTTCGAATTTTCCCTTCGCATTCTCCGTACTCGGTGGCGATACGGCGTCCGCACTCGCCGTCGGGTGTCCGGTTGTTGTCAAAGCACATCCGGGACACCCCCTCCTATCCCGACGTTGCATGGAGATCGCAGGCGAGGCCCTTCACCGGGTCGGGGCTCCCGACGGCGTTCTGGCGCTCGTCGAAGGTCACGAGGCGGGGATCGAGCTGGTTGAGCACCCGGTGATCAAAGCTGTGGGATTCACGGGCTCGTTGGAAGGCGGGCGAGCCCTCTTCAATCGCGCGGCTGCGCGCCCAGATCCCATTCCCTTCTTCGGCGAGTTGGGCTCGATCAACCCGGTCATTGTGACAGCGGCGACAGACCGGGTTCGCGGCAGCGAACTGGCTGCGGGTCTTGCAGGCTCATTCCAGCTTTCGCACGGACAATTCTGCACAAAGCCCGGCGTCGTCTTCCTTCCCTTTGATTCGGAACTGGAGCGCGCGTTGCCGGCTCACGTCAAGAGCAATTCGGAGCGGATGCTCACTCAGCGCATTGCTGACGGCTTCCGGGAACGGAGCAAAGACCTGTTGTCCGTCCCGGGGGTGAGTGTGCTCGCCGGCGAGCCGACGCTCGCAGATGCGCAGACCGTGCGAGCTCGAGTGCTGGTGACCGATACGCGCGTGTTCGAAGAGCATGCAGTCGACCTCCTCACGGAGGTCTTCGGCCCGACGACGCTTCTGGTCCGCTACGCGACAGAGCAGGACCTGTTCGATGCGTTGCATCATCTTTCAGGAACGCTGACGGCAACGCTCCACGCAGAACCTGACGAGGATATCGCCGAGCTCACGCGCGTTCTCGAAGATCGAGCAGGCCGAGTGCTGTTCGAAGGGTGGCCGACAGGCGTGGCCGTGACATGGTCGCAACACCATGGCGGGCCATGGCCCGCGGCGACGTCGACGTTCAGCTCGGTCGGCGCTACGTCACTTCGTCGGTTCCAAAGGCCGATCATCTATCAGGACGCGCCAGACGCGGTGCTGCCGCCGGCGCTCCGCGAGATGAACCCGCTTGGTATTCCCCGGCGGGTCGACGGCAGCTACACGGTGTGA
- a CDS encoding DUF4407 domain-containing protein produces the protein MSYSAHRPGRMDSQGRISLDTDAPDGSVADDDLDFLRQYEPTGSESARPDDDAPETHPTAVIDDTEPPASGDRQSEARRPQRAPRPKRERRPRTPGSRLRTLAILGGAEGEILDRVPGETPRFVQMFFVLLGTALVSAISMMFALTTGVQVAIWVAVPLALVWAAIIFNLDRFLTSTMTSTRSVWKMLALALPRVAMAALIGFLVAEPLVLQVFHNDIAREVASTNITQSQSDQDALEKGPEKKALDAATERVAALENQAATGVVAGTDSGSATTTAAKSTVDELTGKMAEQQKVIDSARALYQCELTGEGAGTVPGCTGVNGQGSSSDAAKAQLAQAQQTYDALAAQLRDANDDLSAAETDAKANTAASESANREQAKDQLPAAKQTYEQALAAYNARADSVAQGNAGAVGLLSQITGLNRLGEKEPTIFWAHWLIAALFFMIELLPVLVKVLTSWGDPSLYERARDIRRQVDLDRVTAEGFRDRAAIVTAADAPAAASAASAPASAAEPAPADPAPTEPITRADIRETASV, from the coding sequence ATGTCCTATTCCGCACATCGCCCTGGCCGGATGGATTCCCAGGGGCGGATCTCGCTCGACACCGACGCTCCCGACGGCTCGGTCGCCGACGACGACCTCGATTTCCTGCGCCAGTACGAGCCGACCGGCTCGGAGAGTGCGCGACCCGACGACGACGCACCCGAGACGCACCCGACCGCTGTGATCGACGACACCGAGCCACCGGCATCCGGCGACCGCCAGAGCGAGGCTAGACGGCCGCAGCGTGCGCCTCGACCGAAGCGTGAGCGCCGACCCCGAACGCCCGGCTCACGCCTTCGCACCCTGGCGATCCTGGGCGGCGCCGAGGGCGAGATCCTCGACCGGGTGCCCGGCGAGACCCCGCGTTTCGTGCAGATGTTCTTCGTGCTGCTGGGCACGGCCCTCGTCTCGGCGATCTCGATGATGTTCGCACTGACGACCGGCGTGCAGGTAGCCATCTGGGTGGCCGTGCCGCTGGCGCTCGTCTGGGCCGCGATCATCTTCAACCTCGACCGCTTCCTCACCTCGACGATGACCTCGACGCGCAGCGTCTGGAAGATGCTGGCCCTGGCTCTTCCGCGCGTCGCGATGGCAGCGCTGATCGGCTTCCTCGTGGCAGAGCCGCTCGTGCTGCAGGTGTTCCACAACGACATCGCCCGCGAGGTGGCATCCACCAACATCACCCAGTCGCAGTCCGACCAGGACGCACTCGAGAAGGGGCCTGAGAAGAAGGCCCTCGACGCGGCCACCGAGCGCGTCGCCGCCCTCGAGAACCAAGCCGCCACGGGTGTGGTCGCCGGCACCGACTCGGGCTCGGCGACCACCACCGCCGCGAAGTCGACGGTCGATGAGCTGACCGGGAAGATGGCCGAGCAGCAGAAGGTCATCGACTCGGCACGCGCTCTGTATCAGTGCGAGCTCACCGGCGAGGGCGCCGGCACCGTACCCGGATGCACCGGGGTCAACGGCCAGGGTTCGAGCTCGGATGCCGCCAAGGCGCAGCTCGCTCAGGCCCAGCAGACATACGACGCGCTCGCCGCGCAGCTGCGCGATGCGAACGACGACCTCTCGGCGGCCGAGACCGATGCGAAGGCCAACACCGCGGCATCCGAGTCCGCCAATCGCGAGCAGGCGAAGGACCAGCTTCCCGCGGCGAAGCAGACCTACGAGCAGGCGCTCGCCGCATACAACGCGCGTGCCGACTCGGTGGCGCAGGGCAATGCCGGCGCTGTCGGCCTGCTCAGCCAGATCACCGGCCTCAATCGCCTCGGCGAGAAGGAGCCGACGATCTTCTGGGCGCACTGGCTGATCGCCGCGCTGTTCTTCATGATCGAGCTGCTGCCCGTGCTCGTGAAGGTGCTCACCAGCTGGGGCGACCCCTCCCTCTACGAGAGGGCGCGCGACATCCGCAGGCAGGTCGACCTCGACCGGGTGACCGCGGAGGGCTTCCGCGATCGCGCCGCGATCGTGACGGCGGCGGATGCCCCTGCCGCCGCGTCTGCGGCATCCGCCCCCGCGTCGGCTGCCGAGCCTGCGCCGGCGGATCCGGCGCCCACCGAGCCGATCACCCGCGCCGACATCCGCGAAACCGCGTCGGTCTGA